One window of the Pyrinomonadaceae bacterium genome contains the following:
- a CDS encoding cytochrome c oxidase subunit 3 family protein, whose product MAEGLATTEHEPHAHPALQHHFENMEQQREAGTLGMWVFLVTEIMFFGGMFLAYTLYRYKYPDAFAVASNHLDWKLGGVNTLVLIVSSFTMAMAVFSTQIGKRRNTIIFLVLTLVLGLAFLGIKAVEWNTKYHDHLIPGQLIPGNPFNPAVAQHGDTDPHKFHLPEGVSVRHVEMFYWIYFIMTGMHALHMIIGAGILIVILIMAWRGKFSPEYHAPVEIFGLYWHFVDIIWIFLFPLLYLLGRHLEGH is encoded by the coding sequence ATGGCTGAGGGTTTAGCGACAACTGAACACGAACCACACGCGCATCCCGCGTTGCAGCACCATTTCGAGAACATGGAGCAGCAGCGCGAGGCGGGCACGCTCGGCATGTGGGTGTTTCTGGTCACCGAGATAATGTTCTTCGGCGGCATGTTCCTGGCCTACACGCTTTATCGCTACAAGTATCCGGATGCGTTCGCGGTGGCGAGTAATCACCTCGACTGGAAACTTGGCGGCGTGAACACCCTCGTCCTGATCGTCAGCAGCTTTACGATGGCGATGGCCGTCTTCAGCACGCAGATCGGCAAGCGGCGAAATACGATCATCTTTCTGGTGTTAACGCTCGTGCTCGGCCTCGCGTTTCTCGGTATCAAAGCCGTCGAATGGAACACCAAGTACCATGATCATCTGATTCCTGGCCAGTTGATCCCCGGCAATCCATTTAATCCAGCGGTGGCGCAACACGGCGACACGGATCCGCACAAGTTTCACCTGCCCGAAGGTGTCTCAGTCCGGCATGTCGAAATGTTCTACTGGATTTATTTCATCATGACCGGCATGCACGCGCTGCACATGATTATCGGCGCCGGAATCCTGATCGTCATCTTAATCATGGCCTGGCGCGGTAAGTTTAGTCCCGAGTATCACGCGCCGGTAGAGATCTTCGGGTTGTACTGGCACTTCGTCGATATCATCTGGATCTTTTTGTTTCCCTTGCTGTACCTGTTGGGACGGCACCTGGAAGGACACTAA
- a CDS encoding SCO family protein, protein MTADFKLLTRKFFTQDGARSRSGFLLRTARRSLLTVLLLLTAHCSLLTVFAQPGVPPLTSPLYGARTKSGSVSTGLPPILKEVGIDQRLNESLPLDAVFKDDQGREVRLGEYFKGKPVVLALVYYSCPRLCNQILIGTLTSVRQVSFNAGEDYQIVAISFDSRETPQLAAAAKQTYVKAYNRANANAGWHFLTGDDANIKRVTDAVGFRYQWDDKTNQFAHASGIFVTTPEGKLARYFYGIEYPHHWMRLALVEASENHIGTPVDTLMLYCYHYDPATGKYGASVMNGMKVAGVITVGLIVGMLLKLRRRGTNVVRAVS, encoded by the coding sequence ATGACGGCTGACTTCAAGCTATTGACTCGCAAGTTTTTCACCCAAGACGGCGCTCGATCGCGTTCGGGCTTCTTACTGCGCACTGCGCGCCGCTCACTGCTCACTGTTTTACTTCTGCTCACTGCTCACTGTTCACTGCTCACAGTTTTCGCGCAGCCCGGCGTTCCGCCGTTGACTTCGCCTTTGTATGGCGCGCGCACGAAGTCAGGGAGTGTCTCGACCGGATTGCCGCCGATTTTGAAAGAGGTCGGTATCGATCAGCGTCTGAACGAGTCTCTGCCGCTCGATGCGGTCTTCAAAGATGACCAGGGCCGCGAAGTGCGTCTGGGTGAATACTTCAAAGGTAAGCCCGTCGTGCTGGCGCTGGTTTATTACTCGTGTCCGAGGCTCTGCAACCAGATTTTGATCGGCACGCTGACTTCGGTGCGGCAGGTTTCGTTCAATGCCGGCGAAGATTATCAAATCGTCGCGATCAGTTTCGATTCGCGCGAGACGCCGCAACTGGCCGCGGCCGCGAAACAGACCTACGTGAAGGCCTACAACCGTGCGAACGCCAATGCCGGCTGGCATTTTTTGACCGGCGACGATGCGAACATCAAGCGCGTGACTGACGCGGTGGGCTTTCGCTACCAGTGGGACGACAAGACGAACCAGTTTGCGCACGCGAGCGGAATCTTCGTGACCACGCCGGAAGGAAAACTTGCGCGCTATTTCTATGGCATCGAGTACCCGCATCACTGGATGCGGCTCGCTTTGGTCGAAGCTTCGGAGAATCACATCGGCACGCCCGTCGATACGCTGATGTTGTACTGCTATCACTATGACCCGGCGACCGGAAAGTATGGCGCGTCCGTGATGAATGGCATGAAGGTCGCCGGAGTGATTACGGTTGGATTGATTGTCGGAATGTTGTTGAAGTTGCGAAGGCGCGGGACGAATGTTGTCCGCGCGGTTAGCTAA
- a CDS encoding cbb3-type cytochrome c oxidase subunit I produces the protein MEEFTIQPPRTNYLNAEYGIKSWLLTKDHKRIGILYMGAISFFFLIGSLYAMAIRLELLTPQGDLTQSSTYNKMFTQHGIIMVFFFLIPSIPATLGNFLVPMMIGAKDLAFPRINLLSWYIYMLGGIITIYALLAGGVDTGWTFYTPYSTTFSNSYVLATGLGIFINGFSSILTGLNFIVTIHTMRAPGMTWYRLPLFIWSHYATSLIMILGTPVIAITVLLLAFERLAKIGIFDPALGGDPVLFQHLFWFYSHPAVYIMVLPGMGVVSELIANFSRKNIFGYKFVAFSSLAIAVFGFLVWGHHLFVASQSVYAGMIFSFLSFAVAIPSAIKVFNWTATLYKASISYDTPMLYALGFIGLFTIGGMTGLFLAALATDVHLSDTYFVIAHFHYIMVGGTLLAYLGGLHYWWPKVSGRMYPEGWGRFSALVVFIGFNLTFSPQFVLGYMGMPRRYHTYPVEEVSWQVLHVLSTAGASILGIGLLIPLIYLAWSLRYGRLAEANPWQLPGLEWQTASPPPTENFIETPIVREEAYEFAPPETKEVVGKFEREKPFPFYG, from the coding sequence ATGGAAGAATTCACTATCCAACCGCCACGCACGAATTACCTGAATGCCGAATACGGCATCAAGTCGTGGCTGCTGACCAAAGACCATAAGCGGATCGGCATCCTCTACATGGGGGCCATCAGCTTTTTCTTTCTGATCGGCAGTCTGTACGCGATGGCGATTCGCCTGGAGTTGCTGACGCCGCAGGGCGACCTCACGCAATCAAGCACCTACAACAAGATGTTCACGCAGCACGGAATCATCATGGTGTTCTTCTTCCTGATTCCGTCGATCCCGGCCACGCTCGGCAACTTCCTCGTGCCCATGATGATTGGTGCGAAGGATCTCGCTTTCCCGCGGATCAATTTGTTGAGCTGGTACATCTACATGCTCGGCGGCATCATCACGATTTACGCGCTGCTCGCCGGTGGTGTCGATACGGGCTGGACCTTCTATACGCCTTACAGCACTACGTTTTCGAATTCGTACGTGCTGGCGACGGGCCTGGGAATTTTCATCAACGGATTCTCATCGATTCTGACCGGCCTGAATTTCATCGTCACGATTCACACGATGCGCGCGCCGGGGATGACCTGGTACCGGCTGCCGCTCTTTATCTGGTCACACTACGCGACCAGCTTGATCATGATCCTCGGCACTCCGGTCATTGCCATCACCGTGCTGTTGTTGGCATTCGAACGACTTGCGAAGATCGGGATCTTCGACCCGGCGCTGGGAGGCGATCCGGTCCTCTTTCAACACCTGTTCTGGTTCTACTCGCATCCGGCCGTTTACATCATGGTCCTGCCCGGGATGGGCGTGGTCAGTGAGCTGATCGCGAACTTCTCGCGCAAGAACATTTTTGGTTATAAGTTCGTCGCCTTCTCGAGTCTGGCTATCGCCGTTTTCGGTTTTCTGGTCTGGGGCCATCACTTGTTCGTCGCCAGCCAGTCGGTTTATGCCGGAATGATCTTTTCATTCCTGAGCTTCGCCGTCGCGATTCCTTCGGCAATTAAAGTATTCAACTGGACGGCCACGCTTTATAAAGCCTCGATTTCGTACGACACCCCGATGCTCTACGCGCTCGGCTTCATTGGCCTGTTCACCATCGGCGGCATGACGGGATTATTCCTGGCGGCGTTGGCGACCGACGTACACTTGAGCGACACCTACTTCGTCATCGCGCACTTTCACTACATCATGGTGGGCGGGACGCTGCTCGCTTATCTGGGCGGCCTGCATTACTGGTGGCCGAAGGTTTCCGGCCGCATGTATCCCGAAGGCTGGGGCCGTTTCTCAGCGCTGGTTGTTTTCATCGGCTTCAATCTGACGTTTTCGCCGCAGTTCGTGCTCGGCTATATGGGCATGCCGCGGCGCTATCACACCTACCCGGTCGAAGAGGTGTCGTGGCAAGTACTGCATGTGCTTTCGACGGCGGGCGCGTCAATTCTCGGCATCGGGCTGCTGATTCCACTGATCTATCTGGCGTGGTCGCTGCGATACGGACGCCTTGCGGAAGCGAATCCGTGGCAGTTACCGGGACTTGAGTGGCAGACGGCTTCGCCGCCCCCGACGGAAAACTTTATTGAGACGCCGATCGTGCGCGAGGAAGCTTATGAATTCGCGCCGCCGGAAACGAAAGAAGTAGTCGGAAAGTTCGAGAGGGAGAAGCCGTTTCCTTTTTATGGCTGA
- a CDS encoding cytochrome c, which translates to MKPYRANALHNGQQPLIGTVPRGHLKENREFYFGKKLTAESLSGEQQSQRPGQATPGTAANAFPDDVETIPMTITKADLDRGQERYNIYCSVCHGMTGYGDGIVARRGFNRPSPASYHQDRLRQAPVGHFFDVMTNGWGAMPSYASQVPVEDRWRIAAYVRALQLSQMKADTSTTAQPAASPSPAGNSQHR; encoded by the coding sequence ATGAAACCTTATCGCGCGAACGCGCTTCACAACGGGCAGCAGCCGCTCATTGGCACAGTGCCGCGCGGTCACTTGAAAGAGAATCGCGAATTCTATTTCGGAAAGAAGCTGACGGCAGAAAGTCTGAGCGGAGAGCAGCAAAGTCAGCGGCCTGGCCAAGCAACGCCCGGAACCGCCGCCAACGCGTTTCCGGATGATGTCGAGACGATCCCGATGACCATCACGAAGGCGGATCTGGATCGCGGACAGGAGCGCTACAACATTTACTGCTCCGTTTGTCATGGGATGACGGGTTACGGCGACGGAATTGTGGCGCGTCGCGGATTCAACCGGCCTTCGCCGGCGAGTTATCACCAGGATCGCCTGCGACAGGCGCCGGTCGGACATTTCTTTGACGTGATGACGAATGGCTGGGGCGCGATGCCGAGTTACGCATCGCAAGTTCCAGTCGAAGATCGATGGCGCATCGCTGCCTACGTTCGCGCTCTACAGTTGAGTCAGATGAAGGCAGACACTTCGACCACAGCTCAACCGGCTGCGTCACCAAGTCCAGCGGGGAATTCACAGCACAGATGA
- a CDS encoding cytochrome C oxidase subunit IV family protein, with protein MSEHIVYPRVYIGIFLVLLVGTVITVLAAFQDFPGPLNAIVALTIATVKATFVVLYFMHVRYSGRLIWLVIAAALFWMGIMFALTLSDYSSRDWLPITTS; from the coding sequence ATGAGCGAACACATAGTTTATCCGCGGGTCTACATCGGTATCTTTCTGGTTCTGTTGGTCGGCACCGTGATTACGGTACTCGCCGCATTCCAGGATTTTCCGGGGCCGTTGAACGCTATTGTGGCGCTGACGATCGCGACCGTAAAAGCGACGTTCGTCGTGCTCTATTTCATGCACGTGCGCTACAGTGGTCGGCTGATTTGGCTGGTGATTGCCGCGGCGCTGTTTTGGATGGGAATTATGTTCGCGCTGACGCTGAGCGACTATTCGTCGCGAGATTGGCTCCCGATTACGACTAGTTAA
- a CDS encoding C4-type zinc ribbon domain-containing protein: protein MKAELAQLIALQKTDTNIRTLQTEIESIPERRAEIEREFDQRAFEIRALEQKKEAAFHERARVEKEIFEQKQRLERAERNLKAVKKPDEYTAAIREADAARKQISAYETQVLEQMEGFESAEKELKERAPEVEKLREDMQARFAEFDEQVKRQEKELEEARAERERLMKELPKPMAALFNRISKRIRDGVAVARAHNGACTACFMALRPQIMADVRRGNEVITCDNCNRILYYEPENAAQPAHVS from the coding sequence GTGAAGGCGGAATTAGCGCAATTAATCGCACTACAGAAGACTGATACAAATATAAGAACACTACAGACTGAAATCGAAAGCATTCCTGAAAGGCGCGCCGAGATCGAAAGAGAGTTCGATCAGCGCGCTTTTGAAATTCGTGCCCTCGAACAAAAGAAAGAAGCAGCCTTTCACGAGCGGGCGCGAGTGGAAAAGGAAATCTTCGAACAGAAGCAGCGGCTTGAGCGCGCTGAAAGAAACCTAAAGGCCGTCAAGAAGCCTGACGAGTACACGGCCGCGATTCGCGAAGCCGATGCCGCGCGCAAACAGATTTCCGCATACGAGACGCAGGTGCTCGAACAAATGGAAGGCTTCGAGTCGGCCGAGAAAGAATTGAAAGAGCGGGCGCCGGAAGTCGAAAAGCTGCGCGAAGATATGCAGGCGCGCTTTGCTGAGTTTGACGAGCAGGTGAAGCGGCAAGAGAAAGAGTTGGAAGAAGCGCGCGCGGAACGCGAACGGCTGATGAAGGAACTCCCCAAGCCGATGGCCGCCCTCTTCAACCGCATCAGCAAGCGCATCAGAGACGGCGTGGCCGTGGCGCGAGCGCACAATGGCGCTTGCACCGCGTGCTTCATGGCTCTGCGTCCGCAGATCATGGCCGACGTGAGGCGCGGCAATGAAGTGATCACGTGCGACAACTGCAATCGCATTCTTTACTACGAACCTGAGAACGCGGCGCAGCCGGCACACGTTTCGTAG
- a CDS encoding DUF3341 domain-containing protein produces MKASTQPKLYGVMAQFDNPSQLVAAAREAYSAGYRQINGYSPFPIEELDEAIGFKRTTLPYIVFAGGLLGALGGYFMQYWMEVVDYPLIVGGKPFNSWPAFIPITFECTILGAAFAAVFGMLALNKLPQPYHPVFNAPSFALATRDSFFLVIEAKDVMFNHDEAVRFLKNLDPREVVDVEL; encoded by the coding sequence ATGAAAGCGAGCACACAACCAAAACTCTACGGCGTCATGGCCCAGTTCGATAATCCGAGTCAGCTGGTCGCGGCCGCGCGCGAAGCGTACTCAGCGGGCTATCGGCAGATTAATGGCTACTCGCCGTTTCCGATCGAAGAGTTGGATGAAGCGATTGGTTTCAAGCGCACGACGCTGCCGTACATTGTGTTTGCGGGTGGTTTGCTCGGGGCCCTGGGCGGCTACTTCATGCAGTACTGGATGGAAGTGGTTGACTATCCTCTCATCGTCGGCGGCAAACCATTCAACAGCTGGCCCGCATTCATTCCGATTACGTTTGAATGCACGATCCTGGGAGCCGCGTTTGCGGCCGTGTTCGGGATGCTGGCGCTGAATAAGCTGCCGCAGCCCTATCACCCGGTTTTTAACGCGCCGAGCTTTGCCCTGGCGACGCGCGACAGTTTCTTCCTGGTGATCGAAGCAAAGGATGTGATGTTCAATCACGATGAAGCCGTGCGGTTCCTGAAGAATTTGGATCCGAGAGAAGTGGTCGATGTTGAGCTTTAG
- the coxB gene encoding cytochrome c oxidase subunit II, whose translation MLMLLLQSWIPFIPESASTLSDDVDAVYFYISGVTVFFVTLISLVIIFFVIRYRRRNPFEIPRPVEGSTKLETLWSVIPLVISMTIFVWGAKVYFAQYRPPQHAMEVYVVGKQWMWKFQHTTGQREINELHVPVGRKVKLIMTTEDVIHDLFFPAFRNKMDVVPGKYTVQWFEATKPGRYHFFCAEYCGMNHSGMRGYIEVMEPAAFDNWLSGNANAASPAAVGHSLYESLGCASCHGANAEGGRGPTLLGVFGSNRVLNNGTAKADEGYVRESIINPQAKVVTGFGPIMPSFQGQVTEEQLLSLVAYIKSLSTTQPETTTAKPPATGTPQSANPVRSSSPTSPNR comes from the coding sequence ATGTTGATGTTGTTACTACAGTCTTGGATTCCATTCATTCCTGAAAGTGCTTCGACACTTTCGGACGACGTGGACGCCGTGTATTTCTATATCTCGGGCGTCACGGTCTTCTTTGTGACGCTGATTTCGCTCGTCATCATCTTCTTTGTCATCCGCTATCGCCGCCGCAACCCGTTCGAAATTCCGCGGCCCGTGGAAGGCTCGACCAAACTCGAGACGCTTTGGTCGGTAATCCCCCTGGTCATTTCGATGACGATCTTTGTCTGGGGCGCGAAAGTTTATTTTGCGCAGTACCGTCCACCGCAGCATGCGATGGAAGTTTACGTTGTCGGCAAACAGTGGATGTGGAAGTTTCAACACACGACCGGCCAGCGCGAAATCAATGAACTGCACGTGCCCGTCGGTCGCAAGGTTAAGTTGATCATGACGACCGAAGACGTGATCCACGACCTTTTCTTTCCAGCGTTTCGGAACAAGATGGACGTGGTCCCCGGCAAGTACACCGTGCAATGGTTCGAGGCGACCAAGCCCGGCCGGTATCACTTTTTCTGCGCCGAATACTGCGGCATGAATCATTCGGGCATGCGCGGCTACATTGAAGTCATGGAGCCTGCCGCTTTCGACAATTGGCTGAGCGGTAATGCGAACGCGGCATCCCCGGCCGCGGTCGGACATTCGCTTTACGAATCGCTCGGCTGTGCGTCATGTCACGGCGCCAATGCGGAAGGCGGACGCGGCCCGACGCTGCTCGGCGTTTTCGGCAGCAATCGCGTGCTTAACAATGGGACGGCGAAAGCTGATGAGGGATATGTCCGCGAATCGATTATCAATCCGCAGGCGAAGGTCGTCACTGGCTTTGGGCCGATAATGCCGTCGTTCCAGGGACAAGTGACCGAAGAGCAGCTTTTGAGTCTGGTCGCGTACATCAAGTCGCTTTCGACCACGCAGCCAGAAACGACGACGGCAAAGCCGCCGGCGACCGGAACGCCGCAAAGCGCGAACCCGGTGCGAAGCAGTAGCCCAACTTCGCCCAATAGATGA
- the nrfD gene encoding NrfD/PsrC family molybdoenzyme membrane anchor subunit: MDEPRDQHTSIHGTHPVVGTELTFGSVTDKISSIVLKRKTPIGWFVGFAISFVLFQLLLLTITSLLFEGIGLWGVNVPVAWGLDILNFVWWIGIGHAGTLISAILLLLRQKWRTSINRFAEAMTLFAVAQAGMFPVMHLGRPWLMYWLFPYPNTMGIWPQFRSPLMWDVFAVSTYATVSALFWFIGLIPDFATLRDRAKSKGFRMIYGMLAMGWRGSARHWHRYEMAYLLLAGLATPLVLSVHTIVSFDFAVGVIPGWHATIFPPYFVAGAIYAGFAMVLLLTIPLRLVYGLESFITMRHMHNMAKVMLATGLIVVYGYMMEAFFGWYSGNPYESFMIWNRMHGPYALYYWALILCNGLVPQLLWIKKVRSNLLALWLISFVVSIGMWLERFVIVVTSLHREYLPSSWGFYEPTRWDWAMFIGTIGFFLSLVFLFIRFLPMISIFEMRTILPEAEVEAEEP; encoded by the coding sequence ATGGACGAACCACGCGACCAACACACATCGATTCACGGAACGCATCCGGTGGTTGGGACTGAGCTGACCTTCGGTTCAGTCACCGACAAGATCAGCTCGATCGTCTTGAAGCGCAAGACGCCGATCGGCTGGTTCGTCGGTTTTGCGATCTCGTTCGTGTTGTTCCAGTTGTTGCTCCTCACGATCACGAGCCTGCTGTTTGAAGGTATTGGCTTGTGGGGCGTCAACGTACCGGTCGCGTGGGGTCTCGACATTCTGAACTTCGTCTGGTGGATCGGAATCGGTCACGCGGGGACTTTGATTTCGGCGATTCTGCTGTTGCTGCGTCAGAAGTGGCGCACCTCGATCAATCGCTTCGCCGAAGCGATGACCTTATTCGCGGTCGCGCAGGCCGGAATGTTCCCCGTCATGCACCTGGGGCGGCCGTGGCTTATGTACTGGCTGTTTCCGTATCCGAACACGATGGGCATCTGGCCGCAGTTCCGCAGCCCTTTGATGTGGGACGTGTTTGCGGTTTCGACGTACGCCACTGTCTCGGCGCTGTTCTGGTTCATTGGCTTGATTCCCGATTTCGCTACGCTGCGCGATCGCGCGAAGAGCAAAGGGTTCCGGATGATCTACGGAATGTTGGCGATGGGCTGGCGCGGTTCTGCGCGTCACTGGCATCGCTACGAGATGGCCTATCTGCTGCTGGCCGGGTTGGCGACGCCGCTCGTGCTTTCCGTGCACACGATCGTCAGCTTCGACTTTGCCGTCGGCGTGATTCCGGGATGGCACGCGACGATCTTTCCACCTTACTTCGTGGCCGGCGCGATCTACGCGGGCTTCGCCATGGTTTTGCTGCTGACGATTCCGTTGCGACTGGTTTATGGCCTCGAGAGCTTTATCACCATGCGCCACATGCACAACATGGCGAAGGTGATGCTCGCGACCGGCCTGATCGTCGTGTACGGCTACATGATGGAAGCGTTCTTCGGCTGGTACAGCGGCAATCCGTACGAGAGTTTCATGATTTGGAACCGCATGCACGGGCCGTACGCCCTCTACTACTGGGCGCTGATTCTGTGCAACGGACTGGTGCCGCAACTGCTGTGGATTAAGAAAGTACGATCGAATCTGCTGGCGCTGTGGCTGATTTCGTTCGTAGTAAGCATCGGCATGTGGCTGGAAAGATTCGTGATCGTCGTCACAAGTTTGCATCGCGAATACCTGCCGTCGTCGTGGGGATTCTACGAGCCGACGCGTTGGGATTGGGCGATGTTCATCGGCACGATCGGATTTTTCCTCAGCCTGGTGTTTCTGTTCATTCGCTTCCTGCCGATGATTTCGATTTTTGAGATGCGCACGATTTTACCGGAAGCCGAGGTTGAGGCGGAGGAACCATAG